Proteins co-encoded in one Streptococcus ruminicola genomic window:
- a CDS encoding DUF6287 domain-containing protein, protein MMKKTNRAFWISGLLVLTVCGGALALNQHSQHKQTSATTTHLHRSTKGKSTSSSAKKKEVDKRHDLFQLPNEKKITNNLVKDGKNIVDSRQVSKEASHFDFAALAQGDFSSLAGTWQDANGFTFEFSPEGIVSENGRLTLSALAYDDKGEAVSQVSSQRGGGFILYYYAAGNQIPNWHFDITDSDPSDYGRDRLFATQLSRFDYESTQQFVNSVFYKVSNNYSKVSQTESKSAETPEENTNQNLQNDETTTDEQASDTHENAQNDVTTEE, encoded by the coding sequence ATGATGAAAAAAACAAATCGCGCTTTCTGGATTTCTGGCTTATTGGTACTGACTGTGTGTGGAGGAGCTTTGGCTCTCAATCAGCATTCGCAACACAAGCAAACAAGTGCTACAACTACTCACCTTCACCGCAGCACTAAGGGCAAGAGCACTTCATCTTCTGCTAAGAAAAAAGAAGTTGACAAGCGCCATGATTTATTTCAACTGCCAAATGAAAAAAAGATTACGAACAATTTAGTCAAAGACGGGAAAAATATCGTTGATTCTAGACAAGTTAGCAAAGAAGCTAGTCACTTTGACTTTGCTGCGCTAGCTCAGGGCGATTTTTCAAGTCTTGCTGGAACTTGGCAGGATGCTAACGGCTTTACTTTCGAATTTTCTCCAGAGGGCATTGTCTCAGAAAATGGTAGATTAACTTTGTCAGCTCTCGCTTACGATGATAAAGGCGAAGCGGTTTCTCAAGTCTCTTCTCAAAGAGGTGGTGGTTTCATCTTGTACTACTATGCTGCTGGTAATCAAATTCCAAATTGGCATTTTGATATCACTGACTCTGACCCATCAGACTATGGGCGTGATCGTCTTTTTGCCACACAACTCAGCCGTTTCGACTACGAATCAACACAACAATTCGTAAACAGCGTCTTTTACAAAGTTTCTAACAACTACAGCAAAGTCTCACAAACCGAATCTAAGTCAGCAGAAACGCCAGAAGAAAACACTAATCAAAACTTGCAAAATGACGAAACTACAACAGATGAACAAGCTTCTGACACACACGAAAATGCTCAAAATGATGTGACAACTGAAGAATAA